The Geoglobus acetivorans genome window below encodes:
- a CDS encoding MFS transporter — MGGFVAEIHEKTEFTRMEKLIVLVAAAIGWSHDAVGLTLLNFLAEPIMEEFNVGTLEIGFIFSAQYIFCIFGAMLFGELGDRFGRKNALILSILWVAVFSVLSAFAPNFWTLAVLRIISGMGVTWGLAFTYMSEFYSPKRRGLFGGLIHATFIFGFILSALSVSLIYPVYGWRACFFITLYPIPFLILFAKYLPESRIWKKHSKEVGKSLRLGEIVRNRIYLKLMILATFLFWLAEFAYHTIVDWSPTFIIREFGYSPEEASITVMKISLVALVVLPFVGFISDYVGRRISFAVSAAFGLAGSILLGYFTLINYNQQLALLSLFIIPVGFGSHALFGVWSSEMFPTRIRATATSVIFSVARGLSVGGLIVGYVATFASLLAGMLLGGIAFLLMILLPWLLPETRGKDLEEF; from the coding sequence ATGGGTGGTTTTGTTGCCGAAATCCATGAGAAAACAGAGTTTACCAGAATGGAAAAGCTGATAGTCCTTGTGGCTGCTGCCATAGGCTGGTCTCATGATGCCGTTGGTCTCACTCTTCTGAACTTTCTGGCAGAACCAATAATGGAGGAGTTCAATGTTGGAACGCTTGAAATAGGCTTTATTTTTTCCGCACAGTACATCTTCTGCATTTTTGGAGCCATGCTCTTTGGAGAGCTTGGCGACAGGTTTGGCAGAAAGAATGCCCTGATACTGTCCATACTGTGGGTGGCCGTGTTCAGCGTTCTGTCAGCCTTTGCCCCCAATTTCTGGACTCTTGCTGTTCTAAGAATCATTTCGGGAATGGGAGTTACATGGGGTCTGGCCTTCACATACATGAGTGAATTCTATTCCCCAAAAAGAAGGGGTTTATTCGGCGGTTTAATTCATGCTACATTTATATTCGGATTTATACTCTCTGCTCTCTCAGTTTCGCTGATATATCCAGTTTATGGATGGAGGGCGTGCTTTTTCATCACACTGTACCCGATTCCATTCCTGATTCTCTTTGCAAAGTACCTTCCAGAGTCAAGAATATGGAAGAAACACAGCAAGGAGGTGGGCAAGTCACTCAGACTCGGAGAGATAGTCCGGAATAGAATCTACCTCAAGCTGATGATACTGGCGACATTTCTCTTCTGGCTGGCAGAGTTTGCGTACCATACGATTGTTGACTGGTCACCGACATTCATAATCAGGGAGTTTGGTTATTCACCTGAAGAGGCGAGCATTACCGTCATGAAAATATCTCTTGTTGCGCTGGTGGTTCTGCCTTTTGTTGGATTTATAAGCGACTACGTTGGGAGAAGGATAAGCTTTGCAGTTTCTGCAGCTTTTGGACTCGCTGGCTCCATCCTTCTGGGGTATTTCACTCTGATAAACTACAATCAGCAGCTTGCACTGCTGTCTCTGTTCATAATTCCAGTTGGCTTCGGTTCCCATGCTCTGTTTGGAGTGTGGAGCAGTGAAATGTTTCCGACGAGGATCAGGGCTACTGCTACTTCTGTCATTTTCAGCGTGGCGAGGGGGCTGTCGGTTGGTGGCCTCATAGTTGGATACGTTGCAACATTTGCATCTCTCCTTGCCGGGATGCTTCTCGGGGGAATTGCATTCCTGCTGATGATTTTGCTGCCCTGGTTACTTCCCGAGACCAGAGGTAAGGATCTTGAAGAGTTTTGA
- a CDS encoding thiamine pyrophosphate-binding protein has product MNGAEIVAKALLKEGIKCAFALPSGEILPVCEYLRDEGVDVIFTRHEQASGNAADGYARVTREAGFCIVPTGPGLANLMPALAQAYYASSPVVAVAGHSRYENLDRNAFEEIDGFLWVKEYTKWSRLVPFTHRLHEYVQDAFRKAMSGRYGPVLLEIPKDVLNADVDVQIEFKDPENYRFTGRFVCEDELVAEAMNMLNEAEKPIIIAGSGVYWSKSEDLLLKFAEKHSIPVLANGLGFGCIPSDHRLFAGHASASIVLGESDFVMVIGSKLDEFLGFGQKFSKDAKIVHVDIDPDALGKNRYVDLAVLSDARAFLSKALQSNVNRKFDSWAAGVEMMARNIAEMFDHAAKGDERPMKPQTLMKELSEIMRKDDIVILDGGETTAWGLLYLKARKAGSVISSQGPFGHLGAGVPMGIAAKAAEPDRRVFVVTGDGSFLFNGAEIDTAVRHELPIIVVVVNDSAWGLVNHTRLLTTKSEERARYGAILNENVRYDKFAESLGAYGELITDIAEFREAVRRAVDAGIPAVIDVRVKLEEISPLANILSGSEG; this is encoded by the coding sequence ATGAATGGAGCGGAAATTGTTGCCAAGGCTTTGTTGAAAGAGGGAATTAAATGTGCTTTTGCACTCCCAAGCGGCGAAATTCTGCCGGTATGTGAATACCTGCGTGACGAGGGTGTCGACGTGATATTTACAAGACACGAGCAGGCTTCAGGAAATGCCGCAGACGGGTACGCGCGTGTGACGAGAGAGGCCGGGTTCTGCATAGTTCCAACAGGTCCTGGACTGGCAAATCTCATGCCTGCTCTGGCTCAGGCGTACTATGCGTCAAGTCCTGTAGTTGCAGTTGCGGGACACAGCAGGTATGAGAATCTTGACAGAAACGCATTTGAGGAAATTGATGGGTTCCTGTGGGTGAAGGAGTACACAAAATGGTCAAGACTGGTACCGTTTACCCACAGACTTCATGAATACGTTCAGGATGCGTTCAGAAAAGCTATGTCTGGCAGATACGGTCCGGTGTTGCTTGAAATACCGAAAGACGTTCTGAATGCTGATGTCGATGTTCAGATCGAATTTAAGGATCCAGAAAACTATAGATTCACAGGCAGATTTGTGTGTGAGGATGAACTTGTTGCTGAGGCCATGAACATGCTGAATGAGGCCGAAAAACCCATTATAATCGCTGGATCTGGAGTTTACTGGAGCAAATCCGAGGACCTGCTGCTGAAGTTTGCTGAAAAGCATTCGATTCCTGTGCTGGCAAATGGCCTTGGCTTCGGATGCATTCCCTCAGACCACAGACTTTTTGCAGGCCATGCCTCGGCCTCCATCGTTCTCGGAGAGAGTGATTTTGTGATGGTCATAGGAAGCAAGCTGGATGAGTTTCTCGGATTTGGGCAGAAATTCTCGAAAGACGCCAAAATCGTGCATGTGGATATTGATCCAGATGCGCTGGGTAAAAACAGGTACGTTGATCTTGCAGTTCTCTCGGATGCCCGAGCCTTTCTTTCAAAAGCTCTACAGTCCAACGTGAACAGAAAATTCGATTCATGGGCTGCAGGTGTGGAGATGATGGCCAGAAACATTGCAGAGATGTTTGATCATGCTGCGAAAGGAGATGAGAGGCCGATGAAACCCCAGACCCTGATGAAGGAACTTTCGGAGATCATGAGAAAGGATGACATCGTGATACTTGATGGAGGGGAAACAACGGCCTGGGGACTTCTCTATCTCAAAGCCCGGAAAGCAGGAAGCGTAATATCATCTCAGGGTCCATTCGGCCATCTCGGGGCAGGGGTGCCGATGGGAATTGCGGCGAAGGCAGCTGAACCGGACAGGAGGGTTTTCGTGGTAACGGGTGATGGCAGCTTTCTGTTCAACGGTGCCGAAATTGACACAGCAGTGAGACACGAGCTTCCAATCATTGTGGTGGTGGTTAATGACTCTGCGTGGGGACTGGTTAACCATACAAGGCTCCTGACAACCAAGTCAGAGGAGAGGGCGAGGTATGGGGCAATTCTGAACGAGAACGTGAGGTACGATAAGTTTGCAGAAAGCCTTGGAGCTTACGGTGAACTTATCACAGACATTGCGGAGTTCAGGGAGGCAGTAAGGAGGGCTGTTGATGCCGGAATTCCGGCGGTTATTGATGTACGGGTAAAGCTTGAAGAGATCTCCCCGCTCGCAAACATCCTCTCGGGATCAGAGGGATAG
- a CDS encoding NAD-dependent epimerase/dehydratase family protein, which yields MATLITGGAGFLGRFIARRLEDTVIFDLRKPEHGKFEFGSVTSWSDIIEVFKCHEIDSVIHTAADLSVKAEKSHVDAFRTNVEGTLNILEACRLFDVSKVIFISSHSVYGLRSQQPVDEFSFREPASLYGVTKACSEILGTYYLHAYGMDFRAVRFPILIGPFRAGMGASVTFSSFIDDLYYGRGCVMNLPPETKLPVLYVKDAAELVLRLNDTDRVSKPLFNAGGIAVSLEELISSARKFFPDFEPRFDVSSEAERIARNWSVMTELAVSSGILDRYRKIDELGWEIRWDSTDKIVEDHIKTLRSEVE from the coding sequence ATGGCCACACTTATAACAGGTGGAGCAGGATTTCTGGGAAGATTCATAGCCCGAAGGCTGGAAGATACCGTAATCTTTGACCTGAGGAAGCCAGAGCATGGTAAATTCGAATTCGGGAGCGTCACGTCCTGGTCGGATATAATAGAAGTATTCAAATGCCATGAAATTGATTCGGTGATTCACACTGCAGCCGATCTGTCTGTTAAAGCAGAGAAAAGCCATGTTGATGCATTCAGAACAAATGTGGAGGGGACACTGAACATTCTTGAAGCCTGCAGGCTGTTCGATGTGAGCAAGGTAATTTTCATCAGCAGCCACTCTGTTTACGGCCTGAGAAGTCAGCAGCCGGTGGATGAGTTCTCATTCCGGGAGCCAGCATCGCTGTATGGTGTAACAAAAGCGTGCTCCGAGATTCTCGGGACATACTATCTCCATGCTTACGGCATGGATTTCAGGGCTGTGAGATTTCCGATACTGATCGGTCCCTTCAGAGCAGGTATGGGGGCGAGTGTGACGTTTTCGTCCTTCATAGATGATTTGTATTACGGAAGGGGATGTGTTATGAATCTCCCACCGGAAACAAAGCTGCCCGTTCTCTATGTGAAGGATGCAGCAGAGCTTGTTCTCAGATTGAATGATACAGACAGGGTTTCAAAACCGTTGTTCAATGCGGGAGGGATCGCTGTTTCCCTCGAGGAGTTAATCTCCTCTGCAAGGAAGTTCTTCCCGGATTTCGAACCCAGATTTGATGTCAGCAGCGAAGCTGAGAGAATAGCGAGAAACTGGTCGGTTATGACGGAGCTTGCGGTAAGTTCAGGTATTCTTGACAGATACAGGAAAATAGACGAGCTTGGGTGGGAGATAAGGTGGGACAGCACGGACAAAATCGTTGAGGATCACATCAAAACGCTCCGTTCAGAGGTGGAATAA
- a CDS encoding 3-hydroxyacyl-CoA dehydrogenase NAD-binding domain-containing protein, with the protein MKVFIAGAGMMGCGIAIDVARKYEVILYDVSREPLQRARKMISEFEGIEERISFTEHIDDAENCEMVIESVYEDLDVKSDVLLKIEEISDAILCSNTSVICIDDIAERLKSRGRFLGVHWMNPPYVMPLVEIILSEYTDAETLERVKTFLGDLRKEVVVCRNQSLVNRFNAAVLSEASKMIEEGVRFEDIDKVWKSHLGILYTLFGPLGNIDYIGIDVVHAASLYLYQRFGDEKFRPSEWLVRKIEKGELGIKTGKGVYKYGDFEKSYLHRVEKIRMLLKFLDQK; encoded by the coding sequence ATGAAGGTTTTCATAGCCGGTGCGGGTATGATGGGGTGCGGTATAGCGATTGACGTTGCGAGAAAGTATGAGGTCATTCTCTACGATGTCAGCAGGGAGCCGCTGCAGCGGGCGAGGAAAATGATATCTGAATTTGAAGGCATTGAGGAGAGAATCAGTTTCACAGAACACATAGATGATGCAGAAAATTGTGAAATGGTCATTGAATCGGTTTACGAGGATCTGGATGTAAAATCAGACGTCCTTCTGAAGATTGAAGAGATATCAGACGCCATTCTATGCTCGAACACATCTGTGATATGTATTGATGATATTGCAGAGAGGTTGAAAAGCAGGGGAAGATTTCTTGGGGTTCACTGGATGAACCCGCCTTACGTGATGCCCCTCGTTGAGATAATCCTGTCAGAATACACGGATGCAGAAACACTTGAAAGAGTTAAGACGTTCCTCGGAGATCTCAGAAAAGAAGTCGTTGTTTGCAGAAATCAGTCTCTTGTGAACAGGTTTAACGCTGCAGTCCTCAGCGAAGCTTCAAAAATGATTGAGGAGGGTGTGAGGTTTGAGGACATCGATAAAGTCTGGAAAAGCCATCTTGGAATTCTTTACACTCTCTTCGGTCCGCTGGGCAATATCGATTACATAGGCATTGATGTCGTGCATGCTGCAAGCCTGTACCTGTATCAGAGGTTCGGAGATGAAAAATTCAGACCTTCAGAATGGCTTGTCAGAAAAATAGAGAAAGGGGAGCTTGGAATCAAAACAGGAAAAGGAGTCTATAAATACGGGGATTTCGAGAAATCTTATCTGCATAGGGTTGAGAAGATCAGGATGCTTCTGAAATTTCTTGATCAGAAATGA
- a CDS encoding TSUP family transporter, with the protein MIDSITVAMGLLTFAAFTIRVITGFGSAILLSPIFSNILPPKEAVVLIILLESSVNIIFVVKEKMNLGLKEVYAGGFSGIAIGIALFGIASQQMIGLSIGLGMVVLAVLMLAGVNFRVKNTKRLFLSLGFASGSMGVLTGVNGPQIILGLTNQGYDSAFIRSFIITYLVIIDTVTLAAFLLSGHINADVVVKFAYLVPSVALAYVTGRRILGKLDGEDLRRVMLLTVIVLSIVLIARYGGGLLV; encoded by the coding sequence ATGATTGACTCCATAACAGTTGCAATGGGCTTGCTGACCTTTGCAGCTTTTACAATCAGGGTAATTACTGGGTTCGGTAGTGCCATACTGCTATCACCCATATTTTCGAATATTTTACCACCAAAAGAGGCGGTGGTTCTGATAATTCTGCTTGAATCATCGGTAAACATAATTTTTGTTGTAAAGGAGAAGATGAACCTGGGGCTAAAGGAGGTTTATGCTGGAGGTTTTTCGGGAATTGCCATTGGCATAGCCCTGTTCGGTATAGCATCCCAGCAGATGATTGGACTGTCAATCGGACTGGGAATGGTCGTGCTCGCAGTGCTGATGCTTGCCGGTGTCAATTTCAGGGTTAAAAATACTAAGAGACTTTTTCTGAGCCTGGGATTTGCGAGTGGATCCATGGGAGTTTTGACCGGTGTAAATGGGCCTCAGATAATACTCGGACTGACGAACCAGGGTTATGACTCTGCATTTATACGGAGCTTCATAATAACATATCTCGTCATTATTGATACCGTAACACTTGCAGCATTCCTGCTTTCTGGCCATATCAATGCAGATGTGGTGGTTAAATTTGCCTACCTTGTACCATCTGTTGCTCTGGCCTACGTTACTGGCAGGAGAATTCTCGGAAAACTGGATGGAGAGGACTTGAGGAGGGTTATGCTGCTCACCGTTATAGTACTCTCCATTGTTTTGATTGCAAGGTATGGAGGTGGTTTGCTTGTTTGA
- a CDS encoding iron-containing alcohol dehydrogenase, whose product MFEFSCVRVIFGCDTINRLPDEIRKSGGKRVAIVCGKAVKSTAERICNLINESDIACELWSEIKAEPEIDVVDSFLDSCRFDTVVGIGGGSTLDVAKLSAAVGNSGKKASDFLRKPLPGRNAGLILCPTTAGTGSEVTKLAVFRLGDRDVKHVFDDPSLYADVAIVDPKLTLSAPPAVTTSSGLDAICHAVEAYTSLLSNPLSDMLAEKAIEKGVRALREAYASGKNLEARIEMSYAALLAGIAFDKAGTSLGHALGYAHAFIHGSPHGKSVGMTQPYVLQYNAIANMEKHARIAALLGERVDSLAPRDAAFLAGIGFVKLLDDLDIPANLIDAGVGEDDVGEIVKRIFMSEKHISRNPRAVRKEEMYELVRKAIHGELYGLKNN is encoded by the coding sequence TTGTTTGAGTTTAGCTGTGTGAGAGTTATATTTGGATGCGACACCATAAACAGGTTACCGGATGAAATCAGGAAATCTGGTGGAAAGAGGGTTGCGATAGTCTGCGGGAAGGCTGTGAAGAGCACAGCTGAAAGAATCTGCAACCTAATTAATGAATCGGACATTGCCTGTGAGCTGTGGAGCGAGATTAAAGCCGAGCCTGAGATTGATGTTGTAGATTCGTTTCTGGATTCCTGCAGGTTTGACACCGTTGTTGGTATTGGAGGGGGGAGCACGCTCGATGTCGCAAAGCTGTCTGCTGCTGTTGGAAACAGTGGCAAAAAAGCGTCTGATTTCCTGCGAAAACCTCTGCCCGGGAGGAATGCCGGTTTGATTCTCTGCCCGACCACTGCCGGAACCGGATCAGAAGTTACAAAGCTTGCCGTGTTCAGGCTTGGAGACAGGGATGTGAAACACGTTTTCGATGATCCCTCGCTTTACGCTGATGTGGCAATTGTGGATCCGAAATTAACACTTTCTGCACCCCCTGCAGTTACTACCAGCTCAGGACTGGATGCAATCTGCCATGCTGTCGAGGCGTACACTTCCTTGCTGTCAAACCCACTTTCAGACATGCTTGCGGAAAAGGCGATAGAAAAAGGGGTAAGGGCTCTGAGAGAGGCCTATGCCAGCGGTAAGAACCTCGAAGCAAGGATTGAAATGTCGTATGCCGCATTGCTGGCAGGGATAGCTTTCGACAAGGCAGGGACATCTCTCGGCCATGCTTTAGGTTACGCTCATGCATTTATCCACGGTAGTCCCCATGGAAAAAGCGTTGGGATGACACAGCCCTACGTTCTGCAGTACAATGCAATTGCGAACATGGAAAAACATGCCAGAATTGCTGCGCTTCTGGGGGAGAGGGTTGACAGCTTAGCTCCAAGAGATGCAGCCTTTCTTGCAGGAATAGGTTTCGTTAAACTCCTTGATGATCTTGACATTCCTGCAAATCTCATCGATGCAGGTGTGGGAGAAGATGATGTCGGAGAGATTGTTAAAAGGATATTCATGAGTGAAAAACACATTTCGAGAAATCCGAGAGCGGTGAGGAAAGAGGAGATGTATGAACTTGTGAGGAAGGCCA